Proteins found in one Nerophis ophidion isolate RoL-2023_Sa linkage group LG21, RoL_Noph_v1.0, whole genome shotgun sequence genomic segment:
- the npvf gene encoding pro-FMRFamide-related neuropeptide VF, with protein MEITILLSALLMAMGVGLGGGTPVSDLKVSGKSIQGWIAPQSDDHGRTAARRQTHKEQNGDKRRSLDLESFKIYVTPTTTKMGLPRIVKLYPPTAKPANMHANMPMRFGRENVPGDDKSQPNMPQRFGRSREERPKCAECFGDQRKWPKSPYWRLLSMLARAQFWKTGLSW; from the exons ATGGAGATAACAATCTTACTGTCAGCGCTCCTGATGGCGATGGGGGTGGGTCTCGGCGGCGGCACGCCCGTGTCCGACCTGAAGGTCAGCGGGAAATCGATTCAAGGCTGGATAGCCCCGCAGAGCGACGACCACGGGCGAACCGCTGCGAGGAGGCAGACACATAAAGAG CAAAATGGTGACAAACGGAGGAGTTTGGACTTGGAGAGCTTCAAAATCTACGTGACCCCAACAACCACCAAAATGGGCCTGCCCAGAATTGTCAAGCTCTACCCTCCCACTGCTAAACCCGCCAACATGCACGCCAACATGCCCATGCGCTTTGGACGGGAAAATGTTCCCGGGGACGACAAGTCGCAGCCCAACATGCCACAACGGTTTGGAAGGTCCAGAGAGGAGCGCCCAAAATGTGCTGAGTGTTTTGGAGACCAGAGGAAGTGGCCAAAGAGTCCATACTGGAGGCTTCTAAGCATGCTAGCTCGTGCCCAGTTTTGGAAAACAGGCTTGAGCTGGTAG